The window ACCGAGGCCGTGGAGGTGAGCTGCCACCTCGCGTTCGAGATCGGCGACAACCGGGGCGTGGCCGACATGATCGAGCTCGTCGCGGCGACCCCGGCGGTGCGGGTCGCCGGACCGTCCCTGCTCATAAGTGCGCCGCCGCGAACCCGGGGCCTGGATGAGGCCTACGGGATCGCGGCGGCGGAGTACGGGGTGCTGATCCTGGAGGATTAGGCGGCGCGGCGCTTCAGGATGAGCGCGGCACCACCGGCGGCGGCCAGCAGACCGACGGCCAGGATGGTCAGGACACCGCTGATGCCGGTGTTGGCCAGCTGCTGCTGCTGGGCGGCCTGGGCGGCGGTGGCCGGGGCAGCTGCCGGGGCGGCGGCTGCGGTGTTGGCGGTGTTGGCGGCGGCCGGGGCGGCAGCCGGGGCGTTCACGGCCTGCTGCTGGGCCAGGACCTTGAAGTCGACGAAGTTCTCCTGGCCTGCGCCGAGGACCTGGGACTCGCTGCCCCGCTCGTTGCCCTGGCCCTCGCCACCGCGGGTGCGGTCACCTTCGCCACCCTCGCCGCGCTCGGTACGGGTCTCGTCCATGCACGGGACCTCGTGGCGCTCGGTGCGGGTGCTGGACTCGGTGACGTCCTCCTCGACGACCTTGAAGGTGACGGTCTCGGAGACCTGGTTCTTGGAGAAGCTGAAGTGGAGTGCCTCGGCGGTGTACTCACCGGCCGGGGTGCCCTCCGGGATGTTGGCGGTGATCGCGTGGTTGGCGCGGTCCTGGCCCTCGCCGACGGCCTTCTGCTGGAAGGTCCAGCCCTGCGGGCCCTTGACCTCGCCGACCTGCCAGTCGCTGGCGCGGGTGCCGGTCTCGGCGACGGTGCGGGTGCCCACGACCTTCTCCTCGGTGATGACCTTCTCCACGTAGCACTGGTCGCCGACCTTGATGATCTCCTCGGCGCCCTCGCCGGCGACGGCGGTGGGGAGGAAGGCGAACGGGACGAGGGAGGCACCGGCGACCGCTGCGGCAATACGCTTGTTGAACATGTTTTTCCTTCGTGTGATGTTTTGTTGTCGGTAGTCGCTCTGGGCTCGGGCCAGGCGGTGGAGATTTCGGGATTTGGTGCCGAACAGGTGGATTCCTTGCTGTGAGTACCAACACTAAGCCACACCGTTGGGGGAGTGTTGATCGAGACGCGCCGCACACGCGAAAGGCCATTAAAATACTACGTATTTCAGCCCTTTACGGGGGTAAAAAGGGGCCGGCCCGGTCGTTCTGGTTGCGATTGTCAAAAATCTCACGGACGAAATGTGACGGCGGTGAATTGGAGGGAAACGGGTGATTTTTGAGGAAAGCCATTGCGACGGAATTGTAGGCCGAAGCTATGGGCTAGATAGGTCGCTTGTTCTGCGATTTCGGGCAGCAAAAAGCCGGATGATGTCCGATTGTGTGGCAATCGGACATCATCCGGCGATGATGCGGGAGAGACCTCCGGGAGCGGCTAGAGCGAGTCGCCGAAGTCCTCGCGGAACTTCTCCACCAGCTGCTCCAGCCAGTCGTTCTTCGGCTTCAGGCGACCGTAGAAGAAGCGCAGGATCTCCGGCTCCTCCTCCCACTCGAGGCCGCCGATGAGCTGACGGTTCTGGTACAGCCAGTCGAGACGGTCGATGACGTAGTTGACCTGGGAGAGGGTGAACACGCGGCGCGGCATGGCCAGGCGGACCAGCTCCATGTCGGCCAGCGGCTCGACACCTTCTGCGTCACGTGCCTCGGACATCGTGCCGCGCTCCATGCCGCGGACGCCGGAGCAGACGTAGAGGGCGGCGGCGAGGGCGGCGGCCGGGTACTCGGTCTGCGGGATGTGGTCGACGAAGCGCATGGCGTCGACGTGGGCGCCGAGGCCGCCGGCCGGGGTGATGACCGGGATGTTGCGCTTGTCCAGCTCGGTGACCATGTACTCGATGAACTGCGGACCCTGGTTGATCATGTCCTCGTCCATGGTCTCGTCGAGACCGACGGTGATGGCCTCCATCTCACGGACGGACATGCCGCCGTAGGTGAGGAAGCCCTCGAACATCGGGACGTAGCCGCGCATCTTCTTGTACAGCTCCTCGTCGCGGATGCAGATGCCGCCGCCACGGCCGAAGCCGAGCTTGCGGGCGGAGAAGTACAGCACGTCGGAGAGGTCGGCGATCTCCTTGGTGATCTCGCGGATCGACTTGTCCCGGCAGGACTCCTCGCGGACCTTGTTGAAGTAGAGGTTGTCCGCCAGCAGGGAGGCGTCGAGAACGAGCGGGATGCCGTGCTCGCGGCAGACGGCGGAGACCTCGCGGAGGTTCTGCACGGAGAAGGGCTGGCCACCGATGAGGTTGGTGCCGGCCTCCATGCGGACGTAGGACAGGGCCTCGGCGCCGCGCTCGTCGATGAGCTTCCGGAGCGCGTCGACGTCGAGGTTGCCCTTGAACGGGTGGTCGGAGGTGACCTCGAGGCCCTCCGGGATGACGAGCTCCACGACCTCGCCGCCGTTGACGGTGATGTGCGCCAGGGTGGTGGTGAAGTGGTAGTTCATCGGCACGAGGGTGCCCTCGCGGACCATGACCTTGGAGATGATGTTCTCCGCGGCGCGTCCCTGGTGGGCGGGCAGGAAGTACTCCATGTCGAAGATCTCGACGAGCTTGTCGTGCAGACGCGTGTAGGTGGCGGAGCCGGCGTAGGCGTCGTCGGCCATGAGCATGGCGGCCTGCTGGTCCTGGGACATGGCGTTGACACCGGAGTCGGTGAGCATGTCGAGGAAGACGTCCTTGTTCTCCAGGAGGAAGGTGTTGTAGCCGGCCTCGGCCATCGCCTCCTTGCGCTCCTCGATGGGCAGAAGGGTGAGCTTCTGGATGATGCGGACCTTGTGCATCTCGAGCGGCAGCTGCTGGCCGCGGAAGAACGTCACCTTCGACACGGTGAGACTCCTTGTTTGAATGAATGTAATTCGGCTGGACCGTCTGCCATTGTCCCACGCGCCACGGTTGCCCGTCCCGTCACCCGGGAGT of the Corynebacterium humireducens NBRC 106098 = DSM 45392 genome contains:
- a CDS encoding tryptophanase, whose protein sequence is MSKVTFFRGQQLPLEMHKVRIIQKLTLLPIEERKEAMAEAGYNTFLLENKDVFLDMLTDSGVNAMSQDQQAAMLMADDAYAGSATYTRLHDKLVEIFDMEYFLPAHQGRAAENIISKVMVREGTLVPMNYHFTTTLAHITVNGGEVVELVIPEGLEVTSDHPFKGNLDVDALRKLIDERGAEALSYVRMEAGTNLIGGQPFSVQNLREVSAVCREHGIPLVLDASLLADNLYFNKVREESCRDKSIREITKEIADLSDVLYFSARKLGFGRGGGICIRDEELYKKMRGYVPMFEGFLTYGGMSVREMEAITVGLDETMDEDMINQGPQFIEYMVTELDKRNIPVITPAGGLGAHVDAMRFVDHIPQTEYPAAALAAALYVCSGVRGMERGTMSEARDAEGVEPLADMELVRLAMPRRVFTLSQVNYVIDRLDWLYQNRQLIGGLEWEEEPEILRFFYGRLKPKNDWLEQLVEKFREDFGDSL
- a CDS encoding LPXTG cell wall anchor domain-containing protein gives rise to the protein MFNKRIAAAVAGASLVPFAFLPTAVAGEGAEEIIKVGDQCYVEKVITEEKVVGTRTVAETGTRASDWQVGEVKGPQGWTFQQKAVGEGQDRANHAITANIPEGTPAGEYTAEALHFSFSKNQVSETVTFKVVEEDVTESSTRTERHEVPCMDETRTERGEGGEGDRTRGGEGQGNERGSESQVLGAGQENFVDFKVLAQQQAVNAPAAAPAAANTANTAAAAPAAAPATAAQAAQQQQLANTGISGVLTILAVGLLAAAGGAALILKRRAA